One Paucidesulfovibrio longus DSM 6739 genomic window carries:
- a CDS encoding TMEM165/GDT1 family protein has protein sequence MDWKLFLSAFGTLFLAELGDKTQLACVLMAARTEKPWAVFFGASLALVLVSFLGVMFAQLICNYVPQNLIKKVAAVGFVVMGGLIWFDKL, from the coding sequence AACTTTTTTTGTCCGCGTTCGGCACGCTTTTTCTGGCCGAGCTGGGAGACAAGACGCAGCTCGCCTGCGTGCTCATGGCCGCGCGTACGGAAAAGCCCTGGGCCGTATTTTTCGGGGCCTCTCTGGCCTTGGTTTTGGTCAGTTTCCTTGGGGTCATGTTCGCCCAGCTGATCTGCAACTATGTGCCCCAGAACCTGATCAAGAAGGTCGCTGCCGTCGGCTTCGTGGTCATGGGCGGCCTGATCTGGTTCGATAAGCTTTAG
- a CDS encoding HDOD domain-containing protein, translated as MQEDLQTLVKGQVLAVKDLPTLPGVLDEVTKLVQDPDSSTEQISKAISRDQVLSAKVLKMVNSPVYGFPGRISSIQHALVLLGFNVIRGIIISTSVFDIMQAAMKGLWQHSLGCATACGIVARRAGYEEPEEFAVAGLLHDLGKVVAAVQLPEMLERISETVRTRDISFYQAEKEIMGFGHDRINSWLGRHWRLPANLREAMAWHHKPESAQNYPEITAAVHVSDFLVRAFEFGNAGDDHISYLSPKAVNTLGLRMADLERIMDELAESFLDISELTF; from the coding sequence ATGCAGGAAGACCTTCAGACGCTCGTCAAGGGACAGGTGCTCGCCGTCAAGGATCTCCCGACCCTGCCCGGCGTGCTCGACGAGGTGACCAAGCTCGTGCAGGATCCGGATTCCTCCACGGAGCAGATTTCCAAGGCCATCTCGCGCGACCAGGTGCTCTCCGCGAAAGTGCTGAAGATGGTCAACTCCCCGGTCTACGGATTTCCCGGCCGGATCAGCTCCATCCAGCACGCCCTGGTGCTGCTCGGCTTCAACGTCATTCGCGGCATCATCATATCCACTTCGGTCTTCGACATCATGCAGGCGGCCATGAAGGGACTCTGGCAGCACAGCCTCGGCTGCGCCACGGCCTGCGGCATCGTGGCCCGCCGGGCGGGATACGAGGAGCCGGAGGAATTCGCCGTGGCCGGACTGCTGCACGACCTGGGCAAGGTCGTGGCCGCCGTGCAGCTGCCGGAAATGCTCGAACGCATCTCCGAAACCGTGCGCACCCGGGACATTTCCTTCTACCAGGCCGAGAAGGAAATCATGGGCTTCGGGCACGACCGCATCAATTCCTGGCTGGGGCGGCACTGGCGGCTGCCCGCCAACCTGCGCGAGGCCATGGCCTGGCACCACAAGCCGGAATCGGCGCAGAACTATCCGGAAATCACCGCCGCCGTGCATGTCAGCGATTTTCTGGTCCGGGCCTTCGAGTTCGGCAACGCGGGCGACGACCACATCTCCTACCTTTCGCCCAAGGCCGTGAACACCCTGGGCCTGCGCATGGCCGACCTGGAACGGATCATGGACGAGCTGGCCGAGAGTTTCCTGGACATCTCGGAATTGACTTTTTGA
- a CDS encoding GGDEF domain-containing response regulator yields the protein MDARVSPCYFNHPQRIFLVTVDSELLRLLEQLWWPGCMEFVHFSRATDALEMLFENPPDLLLADQRLPDMTGAQLANLVKAENVYRQLPVILCLDHEDMEYPWDWNEVEVDDFLFRPFMAAEARDRINLTLLRALRALDANPLSKLPGNTSIIQRTQDLVERKEAFALGYVDLDHFKSFNDKYGFSRGDEVLMMTARLIVNTVRDVVRDKRELSFVGHVGGDDFVFIVAEKRAEEVCRRIIAAFDGIVRGFYDQADRKEGGIRSTDRKGNACYFPFMAVSIAVVLNHGGKLKHAGEAATIAAGLKKKAKENPGSSYVIDQRRA from the coding sequence ATGGATGCGCGCGTCTCCCCCTGTTATTTCAATCATCCCCAACGAATCTTCCTCGTCACGGTCGATTCGGAGCTGCTGCGTCTGCTGGAGCAGCTCTGGTGGCCCGGCTGCATGGAGTTCGTGCATTTCAGCCGCGCCACGGACGCCCTGGAGATGCTCTTTGAAAACCCGCCGGACCTGCTGCTCGCGGACCAGCGTCTGCCGGACATGACCGGGGCGCAGCTCGCCAACCTGGTCAAGGCCGAGAACGTCTATCGCCAATTGCCCGTGATCCTCTGCCTCGACCACGAGGACATGGAATATCCCTGGGACTGGAACGAAGTGGAGGTGGACGATTTTCTTTTTCGCCCCTTCATGGCCGCCGAGGCGCGCGACCGCATCAATCTGACGCTCTTGCGCGCCCTGCGCGCCCTGGATGCCAACCCCCTTTCCAAGCTGCCCGGCAACACGAGCATCATCCAGCGCACCCAGGATCTCGTGGAGCGCAAGGAGGCCTTCGCCCTGGGATACGTGGACCTGGACCACTTCAAGTCCTTCAACGACAAGTACGGCTTTTCGCGCGGGGACGAAGTCCTGATGATGACCGCGCGGCTGATCGTGAACACCGTGCGGGACGTGGTGCGGGACAAGCGCGAACTCTCCTTCGTGGGGCACGTCGGCGGCGACGACTTCGTGTTCATCGTGGCCGAAAAGCGTGCCGAGGAGGTCTGCCGCCGGATCATCGCGGCCTTCGACGGCATCGTTCGCGGGTTTTATGACCAGGCCGACCGCAAGGAGGGCGGCATCCGCTCCACGGACCGCAAGGGCAATGCCTGCTATTTCCCGTTCATGGCCGTTTCCATTGCCGTGGTCCTGAACCACGGCGGCAAGCTCAAGCATGCGGGCGAAGCCGCCACCATCGCCGCCGGGCTGAAGAAGAAGGCCAAGGAAAATCCAGGGAGCAGCTATGTCATCGACCAGCGCAGGGCCTGA
- a CDS encoding tyrosine recombinase XerC, translating into MSSTSAGPERGTGGLSEVARGFIAWLGVEKGYSPATLRSYRTDLVQFEEYLRSVGLDLDRFDEVRKDHVRGLLARLHRQGVKKSSVSRKLSSLRAFFRYLDGQGVLAADPTQGVRNPKQERHHPRALNVDQAVSVVDAPVPEDAEGLRDLALAELLYGSGLRISEALGLDVDDVDPGSGMIRVMGKGSKERLSPLGDASAERLRAWLRRRHELVADPAERALFLGARGGRLNRRQAARIVASLAKAAGLPQSVHPHMLRGSFASHMLQAGADLRDVQELLGHERISTTQRYTSLDLQHVMRVYDRAHPLSGSETDRPGDPDGQGGGSVDERPGKGGKTPEKKGE; encoded by the coding sequence ATGTCATCGACCAGCGCAGGGCCTGAGCGCGGCACGGGCGGCCTTTCCGAAGTCGCGCGCGGCTTCATCGCCTGGCTCGGCGTGGAGAAGGGCTATTCTCCGGCCACCTTGCGCAGCTATCGCACCGATCTCGTCCAGTTCGAAGAGTACCTCCGCAGCGTCGGGCTCGACCTGGACCGCTTCGACGAAGTGCGTAAGGACCATGTCCGCGGCCTGCTGGCCCGGCTCCACCGGCAAGGCGTGAAAAAGAGTTCCGTCAGCCGCAAGCTTTCCTCCCTGCGCGCCTTTTTCCGCTACCTCGACGGCCAGGGCGTGCTCGCGGCCGATCCCACGCAGGGAGTCCGCAACCCCAAGCAGGAGCGCCACCATCCCCGCGCCCTGAACGTGGATCAGGCCGTGTCCGTGGTCGACGCTCCCGTGCCGGAAGACGCCGAGGGCCTGCGCGACCTGGCTCTGGCGGAACTGCTCTACGGATCCGGCCTGCGCATCAGCGAGGCGCTGGGCCTGGACGTGGACGACGTGGACCCCGGTTCGGGCATGATCCGGGTCATGGGCAAGGGCTCCAAGGAACGGCTCAGCCCGCTTGGCGACGCCAGCGCCGAAAGGTTGCGCGCCTGGCTGCGCCGTCGGCATGAGCTTGTCGCCGACCCGGCGGAACGGGCTCTTTTTCTCGGCGCGCGCGGCGGGCGCCTGAACCGCAGGCAGGCGGCGCGCATCGTGGCCTCCCTGGCCAAGGCCGCGGGATTGCCCCAAAGCGTGCACCCGCACATGCTGCGCGGCAGCTTCGCCAGCCATATGCTTCAGGCCGGAGCCGACCTGCGGGACGTGCAGGAGCTGCTCGGCCATGAGCGCATCTCCACGACCCAGCGGTACACGAGTCTGGACTTGCAGCACGTCATGAGGGTATACGACCGGGCGCACCCGTTGTCCGGGAGCGAAACGGACCGGCCCGGCGACCCTGACGGTCAGGGCGGCGGCTCCGTTGACGAACGTCCCGGAAAGGGCGGCAAGACCCCTGAGAAAAAAGGAGAATAA
- a CDS encoding peptidylprolyl isomerase codes for MSNPMVLMETSHGDILIELFEDKAPKTVANFLRYVDEEFYDGLIFHRVINGFMIQGGGMNVMMKEKETHEPIENEANNGLKNELGTLAMARTQAPHSASSQFFINVKDNAFLDFKSETPEGWGYCVFGKVAEGMETVDKIKKVRTKTVGYHADVPVDLVTINSARRFEV; via the coding sequence ATGTCCAACCCCATGGTTTTGATGGAAACGTCCCACGGCGATATCCTCATCGAGCTTTTTGAGGACAAGGCCCCCAAGACGGTGGCCAACTTTCTGCGCTATGTGGACGAGGAATTTTACGACGGCCTGATCTTTCACCGCGTCATCAACGGATTCATGATCCAGGGCGGCGGCATGAACGTGATGATGAAGGAGAAGGAAACCCATGAACCCATCGAGAACGAGGCCAATAACGGCCTGAAGAACGAGCTGGGCACCCTGGCCATGGCCCGGACCCAGGCTCCGCACTCCGCCTCCAGCCAGTTCTTCATCAACGTCAAGGACAACGCCTTCCTGGACTTCAAGAGCGAGACCCCCGAAGGCTGGGGATATTGCGTCTTCGGCAAGGTCGCCGAGGGCATGGAGACCGTGGACAAGATCAAGAAGGTCCGCACCAAGACCGTGGGCTACCACGCCGACGTTCCCGTGGACCTGGTGACCATCAATTCGGCGCGTCGCTTCGAGGTCTAG
- the lhgO gene encoding L-2-hydroxyglutarate oxidase, with product MKNNMTAHDHAAEIVILGAGIVGLTLARELVRRGAKDILVVDKEGEQGLHASGRNSGVLHAGIYYAPGSTRARLCLKGNLAMRDYCEERGLAILKRGKVIVARSDSEIPALLELHKRALANGAAVELIDARQLAVLEPNARTAGQALYSPQTAQVDPKEVLRSLTRELGQSGKVRFLFGAAFLSALGPRAMRTTRGRVAYDTLVNAAGAHSDKVARYYGAGQGYQLVPFKGLYKKLKAEHAHLVQGNIYPVPDIRNPFLGVHFTRSVHGDAYIGPTAIPAFGRENYGVLKGIDAEALPIAWRDAVLFFRNPKFRSVALTEPRKYFFQAFFNDARKLVRQLEPEWLENSPKVGIRPQLVDTRTNEMVMDFVVEKKGSGVHVLNAISPAFTSSLAFAEMVAEKFLA from the coding sequence ATGAAGAACAACATGACGGCGCACGACCACGCCGCTGAAATCGTCATTCTCGGAGCGGGCATCGTCGGGCTGACCCTGGCCCGCGAACTGGTGCGGCGCGGCGCGAAGGACATTCTCGTGGTGGACAAGGAGGGCGAGCAGGGCCTGCACGCCTCCGGGCGCAACTCCGGCGTGCTCCACGCGGGAATCTACTACGCGCCGGGCAGCACCCGCGCCCGCCTTTGCCTCAAGGGCAACCTGGCCATGCGCGACTACTGCGAGGAGCGGGGCCTGGCTATCCTCAAGCGGGGCAAGGTCATCGTGGCCCGCTCCGATTCGGAAATTCCCGCCCTGCTGGAACTGCACAAGCGCGCCCTGGCCAACGGAGCCGCGGTGGAACTCATCGACGCGAGGCAGCTCGCCGTCCTGGAACCCAACGCCCGCACGGCGGGACAGGCGCTCTATTCGCCCCAGACCGCCCAGGTGGACCCCAAGGAAGTCTTGCGCAGCCTGACCCGCGAACTCGGCCAAAGCGGCAAGGTGCGCTTCCTCTTCGGGGCGGCCTTTCTCTCCGCCCTTGGTCCGCGCGCCATGCGCACCACACGGGGCCGGGTGGCCTACGATACGCTCGTCAACGCGGCGGGCGCCCACAGCGACAAGGTCGCCCGGTACTACGGAGCCGGTCAAGGATATCAGCTCGTCCCGTTCAAAGGACTTTACAAAAAACTAAAAGCGGAACACGCTCATTTGGTGCAGGGTAACATTTATCCCGTGCCGGACATCCGCAACCCGTTCCTCGGCGTCCACTTCACCCGCTCGGTACACGGCGACGCCTACATCGGCCCCACGGCCATTCCGGCTTTCGGCAGGGAAAACTACGGTGTACTGAAAGGCATCGACGCCGAAGCCCTGCCCATAGCCTGGAGAGACGCGGTGCTCTTCTTCCGCAATCCGAAGTTCCGATCCGTAGCCTTGACCGAGCCGCGCAAATATTTCTTTCAGGCCTTTTTCAACGACGCCCGCAAGCTGGTGCGACAACTGGAGCCGGAATGGCTCGAGAATTCGCCCAAAGTGGGCATCCGGCCCCAGCTGGTGGACACCAGGACCAACGAGATGGTCATGGATTTCGTCGTGGAGAAGAAAGGTTCGGGCGTGCACGTTCTCAACGCCATCTCCCCGGCCTTCACCAGCTCGCTGGCCTTTGCCGAGATGGTCGCGGAAAAATTTCTTGCCTGA
- a CDS encoding PPC domain-containing DNA-binding protein, with the protein MKYAEGRTGRVFVLRLESGDRMPDTVEKFAQEHDIASAACWLLGGIGCGNLVVGPEDTAESGDQLPPVPMLHEIQGVHEAAAVGTLFPNAEGSPRLHMHTSLGRGGVARTGCIRPGIDVWGVAEVVILELLDLNMRRRIDPATGLEMLHIP; encoded by the coding sequence ATGAAATACGCCGAGGGACGCACGGGCCGGGTCTTCGTGCTCCGTCTTGAAAGCGGGGACCGCATGCCGGACACCGTGGAAAAATTCGCCCAAGAGCACGACATCGCCAGCGCTGCCTGCTGGCTGCTCGGCGGCATCGGCTGCGGCAATCTCGTGGTGGGACCGGAAGACACCGCGGAGAGCGGCGACCAGCTGCCCCCGGTGCCCATGCTCCACGAAATCCAGGGCGTGCACGAAGCCGCCGCCGTGGGCACGCTCTTCCCCAACGCGGAAGGCTCCCCCCGCCTGCACATGCACACCTCCCTCGGTCGCGGCGGCGTGGCCCGCACCGGCTGCATCCGCCCCGGCATCGACGTCTGGGGCGTGGCCGAAGTGGTCATCCTGGAACTGCTCGACCTGAACATGCGCCGCAGGATCGACCCGGCTACCGGCCTGGAGATGCTCCATATTCCCTGA
- a CDS encoding PD-(D/E)XK nuclease family protein: MQNNRTFHLVDWRGDFIREIGLFLADRDPRNVSVVFPHRRPALYLKRFFATEPGLDRPRMLPEMLSFEELVAKLRRGLEAKPLKPARKLDQAALLYDIAVRLRSDQGGLLAELPLERERFLPWGLRLASLLEELLRQGIEPGDLRHLEGEVIDWAAALLEHLDAFHREYLHGLEERGWSTPGLDCRRVMERLAGNADAALEEILTDRRGRDRREVVCAGFYALSGAEDAIFRTLWERDRLHVFWHSDPALALGGPAHPCTAEHRAWLRDWSARAELHGEQPPRERAPEISFVEGFDLHSQLSALRAELLRDPDAADTSIVLPDEGALLPVLHHLPEHKEVNVSMGYPLERTALYQLVETVLRCRENRDAQGRYYWRDLVELVRHPYLKMLRAEGGAGETKGPGLRQVLFWLENAIRSDEPMQDPTQWIPPYGEAPLDRLQGAEAAAVEALRRELLDACLTGFGRVETLADLAEALQRLAGLLLRAGKHLWKSYVTDAEYLARLLTSVIPQLLDTALSREPLGSGTLFALFRQICRAERVSFEAEPLTGLQVMGVLETRLLRFRRLFVLDAVEERLPGSSPVDPLLPDPLRHLLGLPDARERDNVSAYNFHRLIMGSSQAVLLYQSGVQPGALEGKSVRSRYVEQLLWEKEKELGKLVEPGDGPPLTAIRFRSDPVRHGLAEIRRTPALQALLETRLDEKGLSPSQLERYLLCPKLFFYQYMTPLRPLEEMDEDGDRAEFGTVVHEALRDFLLPHLDAQVGEVDVSSLDAAELARLFETGLSQSAFFPRMPLDSRRALLEAGTLRLRQFLASQGKTRILELERPAQGRIDLDGRTIRLKGQLDRVDRRAEGVVILDYKTGGVKRPRRGFWDDDELWRRIDLADPADRALLPDLQRSARGIQLPAYLRMYLDDRGESPYDAAWVQLAKDGRECCLFPEKWTPEERLEAVREQCSLLLRAVAAHLVGCPSFFPVEGRHCDFCDYRGPCGK, encoded by the coding sequence ATGCAGAATAACCGCACCTTTCATCTCGTGGACTGGCGAGGAGACTTCATCCGCGAGATCGGGCTGTTCCTCGCGGACCGCGACCCCCGCAACGTCAGCGTGGTCTTCCCGCATCGACGGCCAGCTCTCTATCTCAAGCGCTTCTTCGCCACGGAGCCGGGCCTTGACCGCCCGCGCATGCTGCCGGAGATGCTTTCCTTCGAAGAACTCGTCGCCAAGCTGCGCCGGGGGCTGGAAGCCAAACCGCTCAAGCCCGCCCGCAAGCTGGACCAGGCCGCCCTGCTCTACGACATCGCCGTGCGTCTTCGCTCGGACCAAGGCGGCCTGCTGGCCGAGCTGCCCCTGGAGCGCGAACGGTTTCTGCCCTGGGGGCTGCGGCTGGCCTCCCTGCTCGAAGAACTCCTGCGCCAGGGCATCGAGCCCGGCGACCTGCGCCACCTCGAAGGCGAGGTCATCGACTGGGCCGCCGCCCTGCTCGAACATCTGGACGCCTTCCACCGCGAATATCTCCACGGCCTGGAGGAACGCGGCTGGTCCACTCCGGGACTGGATTGCCGCCGGGTCATGGAACGCCTGGCCGGGAATGCGGACGCGGCGCTGGAAGAAATCCTGACCGACCGCCGGGGGCGTGACCGGAGGGAAGTGGTCTGCGCGGGATTCTACGCTCTTTCCGGCGCAGAAGACGCCATTTTCCGCACCCTCTGGGAGCGCGACCGCCTGCATGTCTTCTGGCACTCCGATCCGGCGCTGGCCCTGGGCGGCCCGGCCCATCCCTGCACGGCGGAACACCGCGCCTGGCTGCGGGATTGGAGCGCCCGCGCCGAACTCCACGGCGAGCAGCCCCCCCGCGAGCGCGCGCCGGAAATATCCTTCGTGGAAGGCTTCGACCTCCATTCCCAGCTCTCGGCGCTGCGCGCCGAACTGCTCCGCGACCCGGACGCGGCGGACACCTCCATCGTCCTCCCGGACGAGGGCGCGCTTCTGCCCGTGCTGCACCACCTTCCGGAGCACAAGGAAGTCAACGTCTCCATGGGCTACCCCCTGGAACGAACCGCTCTCTACCAGCTCGTGGAAACCGTGCTGCGCTGCCGGGAAAACCGCGATGCCCAGGGACGCTACTACTGGCGAGATCTCGTGGAGCTGGTGCGGCATCCCTATCTGAAGATGCTCCGCGCGGAAGGCGGCGCAGGAGAGACAAAAGGCCCCGGCCTGCGGCAGGTGCTTTTCTGGCTGGAGAACGCCATCCGCTCGGACGAACCCATGCAGGATCCGACGCAATGGATTCCGCCGTACGGGGAAGCCCCCCTCGACCGCCTTCAGGGAGCGGAGGCCGCAGCGGTGGAAGCCCTGCGCCGCGAGCTTCTGGACGCCTGCCTCACCGGCTTCGGCCGGGTCGAAACGCTCGCCGACCTGGCCGAGGCCCTGCAACGGCTGGCAGGCCTGCTCCTGCGCGCCGGAAAACATCTCTGGAAATCCTACGTCACGGACGCGGAATACCTGGCCCGCCTGCTCACGAGCGTGATTCCGCAACTGCTGGACACGGCCCTGAGCCGCGAGCCCCTGGGCAGCGGAACGCTCTTCGCCCTCTTTCGCCAGATCTGCCGCGCGGAGCGCGTCTCCTTCGAGGCCGAACCCCTGACCGGGCTTCAGGTCATGGGCGTTTTGGAAACGCGGCTCCTGCGCTTCCGCCGCCTGTTCGTGCTCGACGCGGTGGAGGAACGTCTGCCCGGCTCCAGTCCGGTGGATCCGCTCCTGCCCGATCCGCTGCGCCACCTGCTCGGCCTGCCGGACGCTCGCGAGCGGGACAACGTCTCCGCGTACAACTTCCATCGGCTGATCATGGGATCGAGCCAGGCGGTCCTGCTCTATCAAAGCGGCGTGCAGCCCGGCGCGCTGGAAGGCAAGAGCGTCCGCTCCCGCTACGTGGAGCAGCTGCTTTGGGAAAAGGAAAAGGAGCTGGGCAAGCTCGTGGAGCCGGGAGACGGACCGCCCCTGACGGCGATCCGCTTCCGTTCCGATCCCGTGCGCCACGGGCTGGCGGAGATCCGCCGCACGCCCGCGCTCCAGGCCCTGCTGGAAACCCGGCTGGACGAGAAGGGTCTCAGTCCGTCGCAGCTGGAGCGGTATCTGCTCTGTCCCAAGCTCTTCTTCTATCAGTACATGACGCCGCTGCGGCCTCTGGAGGAAATGGACGAGGACGGCGACCGCGCCGAGTTCGGAACCGTGGTCCACGAGGCCCTGCGGGATTTCCTTCTGCCCCATCTGGACGCGCAGGTCGGCGAGGTGGACGTTTCGAGCCTGGACGCCGCCGAGCTGGCGCGTCTCTTTGAAACGGGCCTGTCGCAGAGCGCGTTTTTCCCGCGCATGCCCCTGGATTCGCGCCGAGCGCTGCTGGAAGCGGGCACCCTGCGCCTGCGCCAATTTCTCGCCAGCCAGGGCAAGACCAGGATTCTCGAACTGGAACGCCCGGCCCAGGGCCGCATCGACCTGGACGGAAGGACCATCCGCCTGAAAGGCCAGCTGGACCGCGTGGACCGCCGAGCCGAAGGGGTCGTCATTCTCGACTACAAGACCGGCGGGGTGAAACGCCCGCGCCGGGGGTTCTGGGACGACGACGAGCTCTGGCGGCGAATCGACCTGGCCGACCCGGCGGACCGCGCGCTGCTCCCGGACCTGCAACGCTCCGCGCGCGGCATTCAGCTCCCCGCCTACCTGCGGATGTACCTGGACGACCGGGGCGAGTCCCCGTATGATGCCGCCTGGGTGCAGCTCGCCAAGGACGGCAGGGAATGCTGTCTCTTCCCCGAGAAATGGACGCCGGAAGAACGTCTGGAAGCGGTGCGGGAACAGTGCTCCCTCCTGCTTCGGGCCGTGGCCGCCCATCTGGTCGGATGTCCGAGCTTCTTCCCGGTGGAAGGACGCCACTGTGATTTTTGCGATTATCGCGGGCCCTGCGGCAAATAG